From a region of the Acidicapsa acidisoli genome:
- a CDS encoding chemotaxis protein CheW, producing MDELTREFLIESQEGLDRMERCLTDLEERPHDTELLADIFRSVHTIKGTTGFLGFKRLEKLAHAGENLLGLLRDGKLSANQPIITGLLQLLDALRGILRTIELENHEGEAEDGHVDAALIALLKELQQPEAAAITLSAKGKVISAGPTELAEPPAHLIHAGSKTAPPAIPDPETAPAPPASEAPVALEQSQETGKPKGAASDSTLRVDVVLLNRMMNLVGELVLTRNQILQATSLDPNFTMLSRRLDMVTADLRESVMKARMQPVSNVFSKFPRIIRDLSQLLNRKVRLVMEGQETELDKSLLEAIKDPLTHAVRNSLDHGIEMPDVRAAAGKDPEGTLKLRAYQEGSHVIIEVSDDGAGISVDRVRKKALERSLITAQRAAQLGERELLQLIFLPGFSTAEAITNVSGRGVGMDVVRTNVEKIGGKVEIDSRAGQGTTLRLRIPLTLAIVPALIVRSLGQSFALPQGALSELVHIAPEQVATAIEWLEGTPLYRLRGQLLPLIFLDRLLSPNLQAARQAESRSDEPMSEHDQFIAVLDADGRRYGLVVDGLADPEEIVVKPLSSVLKSIGIYSGATVLGSGDLALILDPGAIATRGGVAMGKAEVKMELSREDEEVEAAASKFLLVEAGPRRAAIPLDDVIRIERIPFSRVEYIGYRPVLNFQGQLLPIEDSAGVIASTAGNPTAEIIVVVCREGNRQVGIAVSHVLDVGAGGELFEAGSQQPASGVTLLNDHVTGIVDLRSIQPLPIASQSDFDQNSEWSYEAEPLPEVRS from the coding sequence ATGGATGAACTGACACGAGAGTTCCTGATCGAGAGCCAGGAAGGCCTGGACCGCATGGAGCGCTGCCTCACAGATCTCGAGGAGCGCCCCCACGACACCGAGTTGCTGGCGGATATCTTCCGCTCTGTCCACACCATCAAAGGCACCACCGGCTTTCTCGGCTTCAAGCGACTGGAAAAGCTCGCCCATGCCGGAGAAAACCTGCTCGGCCTGCTCCGCGACGGCAAATTGTCGGCCAACCAGCCGATCATCACCGGCCTCCTGCAACTGCTCGACGCTCTGCGCGGCATCCTCCGCACCATCGAACTCGAGAATCACGAAGGTGAAGCCGAAGACGGGCACGTCGATGCCGCATTAATCGCGCTCCTCAAAGAACTGCAACAGCCTGAAGCCGCAGCCATCACGCTCTCGGCCAAAGGCAAAGTCATCTCAGCCGGTCCAACCGAACTGGCCGAGCCTCCTGCCCATCTGATTCACGCCGGTTCCAAAACAGCTCCGCCCGCCATTCCTGATCCGGAAACAGCGCCAGCACCTCCCGCTTCCGAAGCTCCGGTAGCACTCGAACAGAGCCAGGAAACCGGCAAACCAAAAGGCGCAGCCTCCGACAGCACCCTGCGCGTCGATGTCGTCCTGCTCAACCGCATGATGAACCTCGTCGGCGAACTCGTCCTCACCCGCAACCAGATCCTCCAGGCCACCTCGCTCGACCCCAACTTCACCATGCTCTCCCGCCGGCTCGATATGGTCACCGCCGACCTGCGCGAATCCGTGATGAAGGCCCGGATGCAGCCGGTTTCCAATGTCTTTTCGAAGTTTCCCCGCATCATCCGCGACCTTTCGCAGCTTCTGAACCGCAAGGTCCGCCTCGTCATGGAAGGCCAGGAAACCGAGCTGGACAAGAGCCTTCTCGAAGCCATCAAAGACCCGCTCACCCACGCCGTCCGCAACTCGCTCGACCACGGCATCGAGATGCCCGACGTGCGCGCCGCCGCGGGCAAAGACCCCGAGGGCACGCTCAAGCTGCGCGCCTACCAGGAGGGCAGCCACGTCATCATCGAGGTCTCGGACGACGGCGCAGGCATCAGCGTCGACCGCGTCCGCAAAAAAGCTCTGGAGCGTAGCCTCATCACCGCCCAGCGCGCCGCGCAACTCGGCGAACGCGAACTGCTGCAACTGATCTTCCTGCCCGGCTTCTCGACCGCCGAAGCCATCACCAACGTCAGTGGCCGCGGCGTCGGAATGGACGTCGTCCGCACCAACGTAGAAAAGATCGGCGGCAAAGTCGAAATAGACTCCCGTGCAGGTCAGGGAACGACCCTGCGTCTCAGAATTCCGCTCACCCTGGCCATTGTCCCCGCATTGATCGTCCGCAGCCTCGGCCAAAGCTTCGCGCTTCCGCAAGGCGCGCTCTCGGAACTCGTCCATATCGCTCCAGAACAAGTCGCAACCGCCATCGAATGGCTCGAAGGCACGCCGCTCTATCGCCTTCGCGGCCAACTCCTGCCGCTCATCTTCCTCGACCGCCTGCTTTCACCGAACCTGCAGGCAGCGCGCCAGGCCGAATCCAGATCAGACGAGCCAATGTCCGAACACGATCAGTTCATCGCCGTGCTCGATGCCGATGGCCGCCGCTACGGCCTCGTCGTCGATGGCCTTGCCGACCCCGAAGAGATCGTCGTGAAACCCCTGAGTTCCGTCCTCAAATCCATCGGCATATACTCCGGAGCCACCGTCCTCGGCAGCGGAGACCTCGCCCTCATTCTTGATCCCGGCGCCATTGCCACTCGAGGCGGCGTGGCGATGGGCAAAGCCGAGGTGAAAATGGAGTTGTCGCGGGAAGACGAAGAAGTCGAAGCCGCAGCCTCCAAGTTCCTGCTCGTCGAGGCTGGCCCGCGTCGCGCAGCCATCCCGCTAGACGATGTCATCCGCATCGAGCGCATCCCATTCTCGCGCGTCGAGTACATCGGCTACCGTCCGGTCCTCAACTTCCAGGGGCAATTGCTACCCATCGAAGACTCGGCAGGAGTCATCGCCTCAACCGCCGGCAATCCCACCGCTGAGATCATCGTCGTAGTCTGCCGCGAGGGCAATCGCCAGGTCGGCATCGCCGTCAGTCACGTCCTCGATGTCGGCGCAGGCGGAGAGCTCTTCGAGGCCGGATCGCAACAACCAGCCTCGGGCGTTACGCTGCTCAACGACCACGTCACCGGCATCGTCGATCTCAGATCCATTCAGCCGCTGCCCATCGCTTCCCAGTCGGATTTCGACCAGAATTCGGAATGGAGCTACGAGGCAGAACCCCTCCCGGAGGTACGCTCATGA
- a CDS encoding cytidine deaminase gives MQELENAAIAAAEHSYSPYSRFRVGAALLLTNGQIVTGTNVENVSYGLTICAERSALVRAVAQFGPEIRVRAVAVVNLNDAPSPPCGACRQVLAEFMDADALVRFPGGAAGAVAAVTLPIGEILPYGFDLQLK, from the coding sequence ATGCAGGAACTGGAGAACGCAGCGATTGCCGCAGCGGAGCACTCGTATTCGCCGTATTCGAGGTTTCGCGTGGGCGCGGCGCTGCTGTTGACGAATGGACAAATTGTCACGGGGACTAATGTCGAGAATGTGAGCTACGGGCTGACGATCTGCGCGGAGCGGTCTGCGCTGGTGCGGGCTGTGGCGCAGTTTGGCCCAGAGATTCGAGTGCGGGCAGTGGCGGTGGTGAATCTCAATGATGCGCCGAGCCCGCCGTGCGGAGCATGCCGGCAGGTGCTGGCTGAGTTCATGGATGCGGATGCGCTGGTCCGTTTTCCCGGCGGCGCAGCCGGGGCGGTTGCGGCGGTGACATTGCCTATTGGCGAGATACTGCCCTATGGTTTTGATTTGCAGCTCAAGTAG